The following DNA comes from Syngnathoides biaculeatus isolate LvHL_M chromosome 18, ASM1980259v1, whole genome shotgun sequence.
actacaatatGCACCACAACATAAATTGGTTTGAGACTTCTCGTCCTAAGTtaaacaaatgcaaacatgCAAGTCTTTCTACATTTAGTTTTAAATCTAAGCAATCAAAGGTCTCTAAAATAACGTCATCTTCCTCCTGGTATAGACGATACAATATGTGTTGCAATGGTTATTAAGTTTGCATTCACAACATGTATGGCTGTACTTGTGAGTGATATctacagtatacagtgaagaaaataagtatttgaacaccctgctatattgtaagttctcccacttggaaatcatggaggtgtgtGAAATATTTATCGTAGGTCCACTGtaagagggataatctaaaaagaaaaatccagaaatcacaatgtatgattttttttaacaatttatttgtgtgatacagctgcaaataagtacttgaacacctgagaaaaccaatgttaatatttggtacaatagcctttgtttgcaattaaagagaTCAcccgtttcctggagttgtttaccaggtttgcacacaccgcaggagggattttggtcaactcctccacgcagatcttctctagatcagacaggtttctaggctgtgGCTGAGAAAGacgcagtttcagctccctccaaagattttctattgggtttaggtctggagactggctcggccataCCAGATCCCTGGtttgcttcttatggagccactccttcgttttcctggctgtgtgcatcgggtcattgtcatgttgaaagaaccagccacgatccatcttcagtggctgagggaaagaggttgttccccaaaatctcacaatacatagccgcggtcatcctctccttaatacagtgcagtcgtcctgtcccatgtggataaaaacacccccaaaccatgatgctaccacccccatgcttcacagtggagatggtgttcttgggatggaactcatcattcgtcttcctccaaacacggttcgtggacttatgaccaaaaagttccattttggtctcatctgaccacaaaaccttctcccttgactcctctgtatcatccaaatggtcattggcaaatttaagacgggccttgacatgtgctggtttaagcaggggaaccttccgtgccatgcatgatttcaaaccatgacgtcttagtgtattaccaacagtcaccttggaaacggtggtcgcagctcttttcaggtcattgaccaagtcctgtcgtgtagtcctgggttgattcctcacctttctaagaatcattgagaccccacgaggtgatatcttgcgtaGGGCTCCTctccgattgaaattgaccgtcacgtttagcttaTTGCactttctaacgattgctccaacagtggatattttttcatgaagctgtttggcaatttctctgtagccctttccagccatgtggagttgtacaattttgtctctggtgtctttggacagctctttggtcttggccatgttaaacaagtttgagtcttactgattgtatggggtggacagttgtctttatgcagctgacgacctcacacaggtgcatctgattcaggatgatacatggagtggaggtggacttttaaaagcagacttacaggtctttgagggtcagaattatagctgatagacaggttttcaaatacttatttgcagctgtatcatacaaataaatcatttaaaaaaatcatacattgtgatttctggatgtttctttttggattatttctcccacagtggaaatgcacatacgatgaaaatttcagacacctccatgatttctaagtgggaaaacttgcaatatagcagggtgttcaaatacttattttcttcactgtatgtacatgGGGGGAAGGGCCGTAAGTGTGACTAATTCGGTGGGGTGTTATTTTCTGCCATCGCAGGAAGCGTCCCACAGAAGACGGTCGCTCAAATAGAAGCAGTGGGAGAAGGAAGCTGTGGTGTGACTGAGTCATTCTCTCCTGAATGCTATGTTCCGCGGAAACATCACACACTGTAAGAATGTAATTTCTCGCAAGAAACACAAGTCAAGTCACGAGCAGCCTTGCCTCTCCTTGTCCTCCTCACCTTCCACGGTCACAGCTGACACCTCTTGTATGTGTTTAAGGAGGAAATGCAGTTTTGATGTGACGTCGTGCAGTGAGCAAACAAAGCTGCAGCCTATGAGCAGCGAGGTCGCAGTTCTGTACGGATACACAGGCCATGAAGCGAGGTAATAGACTGAAAGATTGACAGACTGCAGTGCTCCAgttacctgtaaaaaaaaaaaaatcaaaaggaagTGCATAGAATATGTTAATCATTACCGCATTACAGGATTGAGATGTCAGGTTTGTGGTACCATTGCTTGAAGTAATCTTGTGTGGTTAAGAAGGGCTTCATTGTTCATCAGTTGCTGGTAATCTGTCTTCACTGTCACTGTCGCATTGAAACGGTATTGCCCATTCTCAGTATAATTTGCTGATCCTGATGATCATAGAACATTGTTGAGAGCTTAAATGAGCACATTGCCACCAAATAAGTTCTGCATGACACATTTTGCTGATGGAAATATTTTGGACTaattgagtttttaaaaaagatctGTGATTTACGGTAAGTAATTGgtttcaattgatttttttcaattttccatGGACTgtggaatttcattttttgttttcgaatgaaattCAACACGTTTTAAAGAATTATAAACATACattcatcctaaaaaaaaaaacacacacacacgatcatGTAATAGAGCACAGAGCTCAATCAAGGGTAAACTGCTAACAAAatggaattctagctgatagacaggtgttcaaatacttatttgcagctgtatcatacaactaaataattaaaaaatcatacactgtgatatctggatttttctttttagattatctctctcacagtgaatgaacatgcaccaacgatgaaaatttcagacccctccatgatttctaagtgggagaacttgcaatgtagcagggtgttcaaatacttattttcttgtattttctcatcatgttctgatgggaataaGGCAGTGCTAAAAGCTGCCAGGGGTGTGGCCAGGGCATTGTCTGTGTGTGACTGCCCCCCATGCCTGATTGGCACcaattatgccatgtatttaaggCTCGCGTGCGGCGTCACTAGTTCGTTGTATGAGACTGCATGAATATACGAGCATATAATTGTGTAGTAGCCTCGTTGCAATAGCCGAGCGTTCCTGCGCCACAGCAACCAAGTCTAGCTCAGTCGTGTTTTTGCCTCGTAGTTATCCAAcctcatttttatgtttttggaccttgccttttgccaagtgtttttgtgcctttgccttaaTTGGACTGCTTACCTCTGCCTGAGTTTAAGTTCCTTCAAAAACCATGTccctgcctcacagtcctgcatttgggtccaaccccatgtTCAATGTTTGTGACAAAAGCACAATATTTATGCATGTGACAAACGCACACTCGTAAACATACTTCCCTCGGCACCTGGTGCACAACTTAAACAGCTAAGACTCCAAGATAATCCTATGCTTCTTTattaaagatccatccatccatcctagcTGAGGGTGAGATGCAGGATGCATCCAAAATTGATCACCAGTCCATCACAGGACTGACACAACCATAAACTTGAATTGGatatgaagtatttttttttaaatgtgtttggacGAGAAACACATAAAttgataaggaaaaaaaatagagttggcaaaagtactcattgTACTAAAGTAGAAGTTCAgataattgtgtaaaaaaaaaaaaaaaaaaaaccccacacacacaccagtaaaagtagtagttttaaaaataactcaTATTACGTTCCGTCAGGAAGTATTTGTACGTCATTACTTCCCCGACTGGAGAAGATGCACACTCAACACAGCCAAACCACAAAGTTACACAGCAGCGCAATTTAATATAGTACATTTCTTAACCAATAGCCTTTCCTGCAATTTTTACTGTTTCTGGCGAGAAGATTAGCGTTCCATATGATTGTTACATTGTATTTTTAGAATTCATTAGTTCTGTACACTCATTTGCATtgggaaatggggaaaaaaaaaaaaacacaaggataCTAACTTGCAGGGTTCTTGCAGCGAAAGTAACCTGATCTCTCGCAGCACTTTTGCCAGTTTGGGCAATCTACATCCCAGTCACAGTCATTGAGCCTAGAATAAGATCCATCTGTGCTTGGGCAGGATCCAGGTTTGGTCATCAACTCCTCACTCCGATTTAAAGctccattaaaaagaaaattacatgtTACAAGGCGAATAATTATGAGCGTCAGCATATTTATTGCAGTGCTGTTGTATGCAACCGGTCGAtatgaaaatgacaatttcccGACAGAAAGACACAAAGTAAATAGCAGTTTTAGAATATTTCTCACGCTTGAAGCTGATACGCTTAGCACTTACAGAGAGCACAATAACTTCCAATTTGTATGTAACCATGGCAACATCTGGTCACCTGCACCATCATCATCCTGTACTCAGTCTGATGAACTATTTTGAAAAGTGTCACTGGACATGCTGTCCAAAAGAGCCAGCCACTGCAAGGTTTGGTCACGGTATATGGAACCCTTCGCAACACCAGGGAACTCACGCTGTGCGTCTCgttgaaaatacacaaatggtAGCCAGATGCAGATAGCCTTCTTCCTAGAAAACAACGTACGTGCTCTTTAGTCGTGACATTTCATTGCACAAAATGATCATTACAGACCTTTCTCTCTTGGTAGTATATGAATTATATGTTGAGTCATACCTTCATATGCAgctgttttctttgtgttgaGAGCCAGAAAGGCAAATACCACCCAAATGGAGCACATCCAACCCATTTTTATCAGCATTAAAGCCCTAAATTTACCAGCAGCATTGTAAGTGCATGATCCTCATTAGGATTATGCCAATTCATTGTTGGGTGTACTGTACTCAAAGCTTAAATCCTTTGTGGTtcgcgctcccccccccccaccaaccccaCCCTCGACTGCACCACCTATCCCTCATGGATCACAGAAAAACAGCAGCCAGCAAGTTTGGGATGTATTTTGGGAACTGTATTGATCATCTTACTGAATTAATGAAGTTTTACAGTGTCTCTTAAATTGAATGCGCAACATACTACACACATAATGTGGTTTAATtgccttttgacatttttcattgttatttaaatgatatcAAGCCtaatttcaaaagtttttttttaagtaatgtaACGGAAAATTAGAATTGGAGTATTGTTAGATCTGTATACATGTCTCTAACACCAAGGGAGATATGGATGAGAACGGTGACGACTAAGTCCCCAAAGATGTGGTTTCCATGCAGGTAACCATGGCAGTATTTGCTGTAGTGCTGATACTAACACATTGTGTCAACAGATAATGTCTTGCAAGAAGGAAGGAATTCTCACTTTCTCATAAACATCATGGCAATATACAATTACATTGTAATTTTAAGAACGTtgctgtcattaaaaaaaaagtgtccctttttttacactttaaatGATAGCTTTGTTTCTAAAGATAAATATGGCcataaatacttttattttatcgTCATAATGCGAGAAAATGTGCCACATTAGGCTTGCTACTAGGGTGACTATGACACACAGAAGCAGGAAAGTGTGTGGGAGACAAAGACATTCAAGAAGGTAAAATGAGGTTACTGCACATTTATAAGACATCTTAAGACCTCACAAGCCCACTGATAGTTTTGTTTAATGGTCATATGCGATGAACATTTAGTAAGCATTCACAGTGGCGCAATCTGTGCCACACATTATTGTGTCACATGATGGTTGCCAAGTAATGTTGCTGACAACTCACTGTAGGAAAAAGCCTGTAAGCCACATAAACAGAACAACATATCCCTAATGAATGCTATGTGACACTTATCaccaaattcatccatccattttctgagccgcttatcctcacaagagtcgcgggagtgctgatgcctatcccagctgtcatcggaaaggaggcagggtacaccctgaacaggtttccagccaatcgcaggccacaaggagccccactcacaatcactggCTCCATCTAATCTACGTGACTCTTTTGCATGCCAAAACCCTCCATACACCCCAAATTATTTCAAACAGGATATTAAAAGTGGATGTTAATGTGCTgtaattttcattctttttgcatttttactgAAGCCTCTGCAGGACTTTTATTTATGaacacacaattttaaaaagaggggggaaatatagaagatggatggatggatgtattcgaAGTGTGTCAAATGTATGGGTTGTGGGCAAGAACTGGCCTGTCACGGGTGGTTCAATGCAGTGGGGATAGAGAACACATGAACTCttatttttcaatcaaactccaatacaatccatccattttcttagccgcctaacctcacgagggtcacgggagttctggagcctatcccagttgtcaacgggcaggaggtagggtacaccctgaactggttgcgagccaatcgcagggcacatcgagacaaacacccacactcacaatcacacctcggggcaatttaaagtctccaattaatgttgaatatttttgggatatggaaggaaaccagagtgcccggagaaaacccatgcaggcatggggagaacatgcaagctcgaCACACACGGgcccggaattgaacccgggacctcaaaactctgaggccaaggttttccagttgacccaccgtgccgcctaatgaTGCACCTGTTCagggtaaaataataataataataatcatttaatcAGGAGCTCAGTAAGCCTGCATCATGTTAAAAGCTATGAAACTTTCTGAagaataccatccatccatgttcttagccgcttatccccacaagggtcgcgggactgatGTGAACAGGCAAGaggccaggtacaccctgaactggttgccagccaatcgcagggcacatggagacaaatagcggcactcacaatcacacctcggggcaacttaaagtgtccaattaatgttgcatgtttttgggatgtggtaggaaaccggagtgcccggaggaaagccacgcagacacggggagaacatgcaaactccacacaggtggggccgggatcgaacccgggtcctcggaactgtgaggccaatgctttaccagctgcttcactgtgccgccctgtgAAGAATACAATACGTCCTGTACAAATATTCAAAAGTGCTATTGCAAAATGTCAGCCAACAGCATTTTCATGCACTGCATCTACTTTCATCTGTTTGATATATACATTTACAAGCTAGGAGGATAACAACCCTCTTTCAGAATAGTTATGACATTTGTTCGTAAGGTGTGATGAGGTTGTCAAGATTTCCAGCTGGTTGAGGAAATTtattaaaattcaaaataattagCAGATCGTaaatgggcggcatggtggcgcaaccTGTTAggtcgttggcctcacagttctcaggaccaggtttcaaagcctggccccgcctgtgttgagtttccatgttctacccgtggctgcgtgggttttctccgggcgctctgctttcctcccacatgccaaaaagatgcaataattggagactctgaattgcccctaggtgtgattgtgagtgtggctgtttctctcgatgtgccctgcgattggctggcaaccagttcagggtatgccctgcctcctgtccaatgatagctgggattggctccagcactcccgtgaccctcataaggataagcggctcagaaaacggctCAAGTgcgttattgttttttttttttttttttcaatgaatacGGCCCCTGAAGTAAAAATACATTCGACGACCCCGCTTGACTGTGTGGAAAATAGGGTGATATTCCTTTAAATTCGACCTATCATCAGGCCCTCTCTTGGTCCCGCCTCTCCAACCTTCTAGCCAATCCGAGCGCAGTGCACGTGACGAGTTTCATTGCAATGACCTCATCCCTGGTGTGGGATGACGTCAAATTCAAGATGGATGGAATCACGACCAGTACGCAGAAATCGACACAACAGTGAAGAAAGTCCGGGTTGTTTGGATGAAAGAACTTAATCACGAGGGTCGGGTAAGTGGATGATTGTAATTTAAGTTAGGTAAATTCGGAGTGGAACATTGCGGCTAGAGTAGCATTCAGTGGGCgctttttccccctcctgacGTAACTCAAAGGGGCAGTTATGCTGTTGTTAAATGAGAGGAGCTCCAACCTGTTTAGCTTGGAGCGGCATATCGTCTTACCGTTTTTCTTAATACGCTCCATATTAAACAAGGCGACTCTCTGATTTAGTGCGTTATATTGTGCTCCTAGGGAGAGTATATTAAACAGTGCATTAACGCGCCCAACTTTTCCCTCCTGATTCGACGCCGTCGCATTTTCGTTAAACGACTCAGCAGGAATGGCTGAATGTGGCGCCGCATAGATCACAAACATGCTGCCACTCTCTTATACGaaagtggtatttttttttttcatggaagaaGAAGTAAAGTGTCATGCGGGAGTGCGCCACGTTTCACAGATGATCTAATACCCTAAACGGTACTGGACTTCCTCgtagaaaaaaaacttaaaaaaaaaaaaaaaaaaaaaacaacaacaacaacaaaacgacACGAGTGAAGACTGATTCGTTATTTGCGGCGAGGATAGTTGTTGTTCGTAGCCTTACTGGATGAAAACAAACTGGATCCTAAATTGATGTCGAAGTTGACAACACCAGTAATTAATCGAACAATAGCATCATCACAGTACTTGTGTACCTCTCACGAGGAGCACATTTCGCTTTCTCTTCTTTGACAGAGATGTCTGATGTGCCACCTAATATCACAAATTCTGGTTACCGGAgactaaattaaaaaattcacaaatatgACTGGAACAAACAGTTGAAGAGTTATTACCTGGACCtttttgttgtgtatatgtaataaatatatCATTAAGCGTTTATATCACTGATCAACAatgtatggataggtttccaatcaCGCCATCTCGTGTGTCATAGTGGTCAGAGAACagaggtgataggtgaagcgtgaagttttttttctatcgttaatttatccgattggtcgaaGTACTGCGGTGACATTTCTCATTggaaacctccatccatccattttctttgctgctgatcctcacgagggtcacggggagtgctggagcctaccccacctctcaagggcaggaggcggggtacaccctgaactggtagccagccaatcgcagggcacattgagccaaacagccacactcacaatcacacctaggggcaatttagagtgtctaattaatgttgcatgttctggggatttgggaggaaatcggagtgcccacccggagaaaacccacgcaggcacggggagaacatgcaaatcgaacccgggtcctcagaactgtgaggccaaccctttaccaggtaccccaccgtgctgccttcatTGGAAACCTATACATTCATCTTCTTTaattaatcaaatgaaaaaaataaccagACAACTTAAAATAGGacaacttgggaaaaaaaaaaaatccggtgTCATCAGTAACATCAGATTCACTGATGAAGAagtacttttttaaattttgattttatgtcgtttttgttgctgttttaagTCTTAATACTATTATTTAATTTGTTACATAACCAATCACTTGTGCACATCTGGTATTTTTAGACCTTGGTAGAATTTACTGGAGTCATGGAAAGTAATGCTATAATGCAGTGGTTCACAGAGAGTGTGAATAACtaattttacacaaaatattaATACTTATTTagatttatgtattttctttggTCACTGTTTTGTGTAAATGCCATGAACGTGGAACAGATGTTAACGGCTCTAATGTAGCTCTTTAGTGGAATGCTTCAATTGAGACTCCTAACACCTTCAGACATGGTAATAAGTGCCCTTCCATTTCCTActatgcttatcctcactagggtcacgggtagCCTAACGAGTACCTGAATACTTAAAAATAGTTCTTATCAAGTATTTTCAGTTCTCACATTTGCTTGTTCATTCCCACAATTAACatcttgttgtctttttttttttgtcaccattttcttttgccacttttaGCGATGGAGAGCCTAGTGCACTACAGTTATCCTGCCCATGCCCTCTCCGTTCTGGGGCTGCTCAATGAGCAGCGTCTCCGAGGCCACATGTGTGATGTGGTGCTAATTGTGGCGGATCAGCGGTACCAAGCCCATAAAAGCGTTCTTGCTGCCAGTAGTGAATATTTCCAGTCCCTCTTTACCAGGATGGATGATACAGCACTGAAGGTTGTAAACCTGGACTTTTGTGAGCCTGATGCCTTTGAGATAGTTCTAAATTATATTTACTCCTCTTCCCTTTTTGTGGACAAAGACAGTCTTTCAGCTATTCAAGAGCTGGGCTACACCTTGGGAATTCCTTTTCTCACCAACATCGTTTCCACAAGGCCACATGCATCATATTGCATCTCGAGAAAAAGACTGAATTATACAGAAGGGGATGACATTGATGTCCAGACAAGGAGCGTCATTGTGTGCCGCGTAAGGGATGATGTGTCTGAACCCTCATGTCCAAGCTATCAGACAAAAACATCTGAAAGCTCATCATCTCTTGTCACAACCGAGTTAACTCAGCCTCCTTTAGAACTCAACTCCTGTGAATCAATCAGAAACTCGAAATCAATCACTTGTACATCACCCGAACAAAGTGAAGCTTCTGGAAAGaggtccacccatccatccattttcaaagggAATCCATCATACATCTCTTCTATTAGGCCCCTACTGAAAACATCTGCATCACTTAGTGATGCTGAGTTGCAGCATATCAGATTGCCATCTTGCTTAGACCAGGACATGAGACAGGAGTCTGGGGAGCAGGAGCCTAACTACAGCAACAAAGTGTCCTTTAAGGGTCAGACCTCTGAACTGAACCAGACTATTGACCGGAGCGGTCCACTCATAAAAAGTTTACTTCGAAGATCGTTATCCATGGACAGCCCTGTTCCAGTCTTCTCACCCACACTGGAGCTCAAGGAGCTGCAAAATCACGAGCAGTCAGTCGTTAAAATGGCATCGAAGGCGTCAGACTCCCAAATACCAGCTCACAATGGCAATGCAAGAACATCTCCCATTATTCTCAAGTCAAAGTGCCACAGCAGATGCGATGGACAAACTCAGGTAGAAAGAGAGCACAGTGTAAAAGTGGAGCCCAGCAGTCCACTCGCTGACCCCCGGGACATAATTCGAATCACAGTTGGTGAAGCTTTGCCAGTCAATCTTAAAAACTTGCAATCAAATTACGAACAGTGTTCCAAGGCTAGCTTCATTCCTTTTGGGAAGCGAAAAGAGAGGCCGGACAACAGACGATACCCATTCAAGAAGAACAAAATAGTTAAGGAATACACCGTTTCCCCGGAGGAGAACACGTCAGAAGTTGTGTCTCAAAGCACCACAGACGAGAACAATGACGAGTCGCCCCCGAACAAGATTTTTACTTGCTGGAACTGTTTCAAGGTTTTCCGGTCCAGTGCTGGACTGCATCGACATGTAAATATGTACCACAACCCTGAAAAGCCATACGCTTGTGACATCTGCCACAAGCGCTTCCATACTAACTTCAAAGTGTGGACACACTGTCAAACTCAGCATGGTGTCCTACAAAACCCGGCATCATCTTCCAGCTCCCCAGTGATGGATGATAGGTTCCAAAAGAAACTGATAGACATTGTCCGAGAGCGAGAGATAAAGAAAGCTTTGCTCTGGAAGCTCAAAAGGAATAAACAAGCTTTGCAGTCTTCCACTCTCTGCAAAAAGCGGTCAAGGTCCAACTTTGTATGTCCCTATTGTAGGAAAGTGTTTGTCTTTCAGTCACAGTATAGGCAGCATTTAAGGACACATCCTGCAGAAAAAGCTGACAAGGACACAGAAGGGGAGAACATCCTCTACCAGGAACAGGATGGAGTGATTCACCAGAATGATTCCGATGCTGGTGTGTATGCCTGTAGACTCTGTAATATGAAGTTGCCTTCACTCATCGAGCAGGGTGATCATGAGAGGGGTTGTCGGCATTCCACCGTTTGCCCGTACTGTGGCCTTAGATTCTCGAGTCCAACAGTCAAGAAAGACCACGAGGTGCACTGCAAGTACAAGAAACTGACATGTCTTGAATGCATGCGAACCTTCAAGTCCTCCTTCAGCATTTGGCGCCACCAGGTGGAGgtgcacaacaacaacatgatgaATATTAAGGAACAGATGAATCTCAGGCAACAAGAGCACAATGAAGGAATGTCAGAAATGTTCATAGAGGAGCATTACACTAGTGAGCCTCTTGCAAGAGAGAGCAGTATCTACAATGACTCCTCGGGCACACCTATGTATGATTCAGAAGACTCGTCATCCTATCTGCCTGAGGATCTAAGCATGGGCCATCATGGCAAACTAGTGGTGAAAGAAGAGCCGCTGGAGGAGGCTCTGAGTGAGCGGGAAGAAACTGAGCCCAGCCAAACAGGACTGGAAGAACCTGGTGTGTGGCCTTGTGAGAAATGTGGAAGTCTTTTCAGCTCTCGAAAAGACCTGGAGCGACACCAGGAGCTCTTGTGCCACATCAAGCCCTTCATCTGCCACATCTGCAACAAAGCCTTCAGGACCAACTTTCGCCTTTGGAGCCACTTTCAGTCGCACATGTCTAGCACGAGTGAACACGGAGCCAAAGAGATGGACGAGCACCCCCCacctttttccccctctcctccAATGACCTCTCAAAACTCTGAACGGCCCtcttcacaggcctctgtgctCACCCAAGCGGGGCCCGCCGTGGTTTCAGCAGGTAACGAGTGCAGCAGCCCTGAGCCCTCCATGTCAtcggtgaacaacaacaagatCCACGCTCAATCTGAGCAGCAGCCTCGCAGCCATAGTCCCGTGCCAAGGTCAAACAGCTTGGAGAATTCAAGTGGGGCTCAGGACTCAGAGACCCTCTTTTACCACGCACCATCTCTCTCTGCGTTGACCTTCAAAAGGCAGTACATGTGCAAACTGTGTCATAGGACCTTCAAAACAGCTTTCAGTCTCTGGAGCCATGAGCAAAGCCATGGCCATGTTTAAATGTGCTTTTATCTCGAGGGTTCATACTCAATCATAAAATACGCAAACAACCCTGCAAAAGGCATACTTTGAATGTAT
Coding sequences within:
- the zbtb21 gene encoding zinc finger and BTB domain-containing protein 21, giving the protein MESLVHYSYPAHALSVLGLLNEQRLRGHMCDVVLIVADQRYQAHKSVLAASSEYFQSLFTRMDDTALKVVNLDFCEPDAFEIVLNYIYSSSLFVDKDSLSAIQELGYTLGIPFLTNIVSTRPHASYCISRKRLNYTEGDDIDVQTRSVIVCRVRDDVSEPSCPSYQTKTSESSSSLVTTELTQPPLELNSCESIRNSKSITCTSPEQSEASGKRSTHPSIFKGNPSYISSIRPLLKTSASLSDAELQHIRLPSCLDQDMRQESGEQEPNYSNKVSFKGQTSELNQTIDRSGPLIKSLLRRSLSMDSPVPVFSPTLELKELQNHEQSVVKMASKASDSQIPAHNGNARTSPIILKSKCHSRCDGQTQVEREHSVKVEPSSPLADPRDIIRITVGEALPVNLKNLQSNYEQCSKASFIPFGKRKERPDNRRYPFKKNKIVKEYTVSPEENTSEVVSQSTTDENNDESPPNKIFTCWNCFKVFRSSAGLHRHVNMYHNPEKPYACDICHKRFHTNFKVWTHCQTQHGVLQNPASSSSSPVMDDRFQKKLIDIVREREIKKALLWKLKRNKQALQSSTLCKKRSRSNFVCPYCRKVFVFQSQYRQHLRTHPAEKADKDTEGENILYQEQDGVIHQNDSDAGVYACRLCNMKLPSLIEQGDHERGCRHSTVCPYCGLRFSSPTVKKDHEVHCKYKKLTCLECMRTFKSSFSIWRHQVEVHNNNMMNIKEQMNLRQQEHNEGMSEMFIEEHYTSEPLARESSIYNDSSGTPMYDSEDSSSYLPEDLSMGHHGKLVVKEEPLEEALSEREETEPSQTGLEEPGVWPCEKCGSLFSSRKDLERHQELLCHIKPFICHICNKAFRTNFRLWSHFQSHMSSTSEHGAKEMDEHPPPFSPSPPMTSQNSERPSSQASVLTQAGPAVVSAGNECSSPEPSMSSVNNNKIHAQSEQQPRSHSPVPRSNSLENSSGAQDSETLFYHAPSLSALTFKRQYMCKLCHRTFKTAFSLWSHEQSHGHV